The Lepidochelys kempii isolate rLepKem1 chromosome 5, rLepKem1.hap2, whole genome shotgun sequence genome window below encodes:
- the LOC140911864 gene encoding transcription factor JunD-like, with product MSGGRAAVKMEAPFYPEEGLELLPDFVPGFGNGLGAGAETAGHKLLLGAGKKREMAAAASPSALPGSYTLRPPGGTRSGAALRLIPAAAPPGSAAGGGAGGRGGPEAALLAAGSPAELPLLKLPPAADLEQLLIQGSPGLGPASPCPAAGPPPPAAGPFLYRQQVTQEQEGFADGFVKALADLHKQNQLLGAPLSPGPCRPAADPPAVYTTLGSFHPAGPLSPAGGTYSAAPPGLPFSSPAPPGLGSGRLPAPGAARALEEPQTVPEAPPPGEAGSSAPTPPSLSPLDAESQERLKAERKRLRNRIAASKCRRRKLERIARLEEKVKALKGQNAELAATASLLRAQVTQLQGRVRSHLSSGCHISAAGPPAPPPPEEPAAPETSAC from the coding sequence ATGAGCGGCGGCCGGGCGGCGGTGAAGATGGAGGCCCCGTTCTACCCCgaggaggggctggagctgctgcccgACTTCGTGCCCGGCTTCGGCAacgggctcggggcaggggcggAGACGGCGGGGCACAAGCTGCTGCTCGGGGCCGGTAAGAAGCGGGAGATGGCGGCGGCCGCCTCCCCCTCGGCGCTGCCGGGGTCGTACACCCTGCGGCCGCCCGGCGGCACCCGGAGCGGCGCGGCGCTTAGGCTCATCCCCGCCGCGGCGCCCCCGGGCTCGGCAGCGGGGGGAGGAGCCGGCGGCAGGGGCGGCCCGGAGGCGGCTCTGTTGGCGGCCGGGTCCCCTGCGGAGCTGCCGCTGCTGAAGCTGCCGCCCGCCGcggacctggagcagctgctgatCCAAGGCAGCCCGGGCCTGGGCcccgccagcccctgccccgccgccggccccccgccccccgcggccGGGCCCTTCCTCTACCGCCAGCAGGTGACGCAGGAGCAGGAGGGATTCGCCGACGGCTTCGTCAAGGCCCTGGCCGACCTGCACAAGCAGAACCAGCTGCTCGGGGCGCCGCTCTCCCCGGGGCCCTGCCGGCCCGCCGCCGACCCGCCCGCCGTCTACACCACCCTCGGCAGCTTCCACCCGGCCGGGCCGCTCAGCCCCGCGGGCGGCACCTACTCCGCCGCCCCGCCGGGCCTGcccttctcctcccccgccccgccggggCTGGGCAGCGGCCGGCTCCCCGCTCCCGGCGCCGCCAGGGCCCTGGAGGAGCCGCAGACTGTGCCCGAGGCGCCCCCGCCGGGCGAGGCCGGCAGCAGCGCCCCGACGCCGCCCTCGCTGTCGCCGCTGGACGCGGAGAGCCAGGAGCGGCTGAAGGCCGAGCGGAAGCGGCTGCGGAACCGCATCGCGGCCTCCAAGTGCCGGCGGCGGAAGCTGGAGCGGATCGCGCGGCTGGAGGAGAAGGTGAAGGCGCTGAAGGGGCAGAACGCCGAGCTGGCCGCCACCGCCAGCCTCCTGCGGGCCCAGGTCACCCAGCTGCAGGGCCGCGTCCGCAGCCACCTCTCCAGCGGCTGCCACATCAGCGCCGCGGGCCCGCCCGCCCCGCCGCCCCCGGAGGAGCCCGCCGCGCCGGAGACCAGCGCCTGCTGA
- the THAP1 gene encoding THAP domain-containing protein 1 isoform X4 — MVQSCSAYRCRNRYDKEKPISFHKFPLTRPDLCKKWEAAVKRKNFKPTKYSSICSEHFTPDCFKRECNNKLLKENAVPTIFCYTEPSEKVKRAGELRRVPRHLEERLKNLQSNPKI; from the exons ATGGTGCAGTCCTGCTCCGCCTACCGCTGCCGGAACCGATACGACAAAGAGAAACCTATCTCCTTCCACAA GTTTCCTCTCACAAGACCTGATCTCTGCAAGAAATGGGAAGCTgctgttaaaagaaaaaacttCAAACCAACAAAGTATAGCAGCATTTGTTCAGAACACTTTACTCCAGATTGCTTTAAAAGAGAGTGCAACAACAAGCTACTGAAAGAAAATGCCGTGCCCACAATATTTTGTTATACTGAACCTAGTGAGAAGGTAAAG AGAGCAGGAGAACTTAGAAGGGTCCCAAGACATCTAGAAGAGAG
- the THAP1 gene encoding THAP domain-containing protein 1 isoform X5: MVQSCSAYRCRNRYDKEKPISFHKFPLTRPDLCKKWEAAVKRKNFKPTKYSSICSEHFTPDCFKRECNNKLLKENAVPTIFCYTEPSEKRAGELRRVPRHLEERLKNLQSNPKI; the protein is encoded by the exons ATGGTGCAGTCCTGCTCCGCCTACCGCTGCCGGAACCGATACGACAAAGAGAAACCTATCTCCTTCCACAA GTTTCCTCTCACAAGACCTGATCTCTGCAAGAAATGGGAAGCTgctgttaaaagaaaaaacttCAAACCAACAAAGTATAGCAGCATTTGTTCAGAACACTTTACTCCAGATTGCTTTAAAAGAGAGTGCAACAACAAGCTACTGAAAGAAAATGCCGTGCCCACAATATTTTGTTATACTGAACCTAGTGAGAAG AGAGCAGGAGAACTTAGAAGGGTCCCAAGACATCTAGAAGAGAG